From Arachis stenosperma cultivar V10309 chromosome 2, arast.V10309.gnm1.PFL2, whole genome shotgun sequence, one genomic window encodes:
- the LOC130962115 gene encoding putative disease resistance protein At3g14460: protein MNKVGEAFLSGFITVLLERFISAETYNLVVGKKLGPELVRRLKTALLAAEALVADAEQKQFGNQLVKKWLDDLRDAVYKADDLLDRFCIKAATQKQVPTFLPSFLNFEERKMVNEIVEVVRTIEDLEKCKENLGLEKIPTGSSSWRVPSTSLARGNVYGREDDQKALVQMLNDNNEHHLSVISIVGIGGVGKTTLAQWLYNNEEEFMKGFDLKAWVCVSENFDIVEITRNVLKGILGDTCSLDDFNSLQHALKEKLLNKKFFVVLDDVWSNDQHQWRNFITPFQYGAKGSTILLTTRKENVGLVAQTNYQPLILNTLSEDQCWSVFASSASFPESNGSPALEEIGKKIAKKCDGLPLAAETLGCLCRNHDAEEWGKILKSDIWEFSMNDSKIIPALLISYFHLPPYLKRCFVYCSLFPKDYKFKKEELIMLWMAEDLLRVSNRRETLEEVGSKYFDDLASRLFFKEHQDYYDRFVMHDLLHDLAIFLAGDFYCRLDELGEEEELVSLTRHLSFGKLNRSVSKNFNSIATFESLRTSLYVNDLFSMESVASKLKYLRVLSFDELDVVPNSIGELIHLRYLDLSRTDIKTLPKSLCSLSNLQTLKLYYCRKLATLPSGLHNLVGLRHLDIRETSLEEMPGKMSKLNQLHALSSFVVGKHEDNGIQELGGLVNLHGCLELKKLENIVDVKEAKSAKIMDKKHIDELWLEWSSGDDLVSSTETERDMLDNLQPQIGLKGLTIKGYKGTIFPDWLGNCSYENMTRVSLNSCKNCCMLPSLGQLPSLKSLRIEGFHQVRSIGEEFYKNEGDHHSSHIAPFPSLETLVFSNMACWEVWHVSESETFPQLRKLQIRNCRMLKEEMRNQVFFRIVSSLSDVSKVRKLHIATNFIVRHTEAMYLDGDSLSILGCKSVMESALKAMISINHLRCLQQIHILCCRKLEFPQLQQHKYDLVELIIQHSCDTLISLSLDVFPNLKNLKIERCRNLESVSMSEAPHAALQRLSITNCNKLVSLAGEGLAAPNLTHLKITGCAKLEALPLDMKSLLPSLHSLHIYGCPNICRLAEGGLPPNLKSLEVGIGEQQMRDLSWMANLDALTHLSINGYYCDNIKSYPEVGSLPHLPSLTTLEIWEFKNLETLECNELLRLTSLQQLRIFECKKLENMEGEKLPPSLLLLKIDNCDLLGEHCKNKHQLIWPKISPVPTIEVDSQQIV from the coding sequence ATGAACAAAGTGGGTGAAGCTTTTCTGTCTGGTTTCATCACTGTTCTCCTGGAGAGGTTCATTTCAGCTGAGACTTACAACTTGGTGGTGGGGAAGAAGCTTGGCCCTGAGTTGGTGAGAAGGCTGAAGACTGCTCTCTTGGCTGCTGAAGCTCTGGTTGCTGACGCTGAGCAGAAGCAGTTTGGTAACCAATTGGTGAAGAAGTGGCTGGATGATCTGAGGGATGCTGTCTACAAGGCTGATGACTTGCTGGACCGTTTCTGCATCAAAGCTGCAACTCAGAAGCAGGTACCAACTTTCTTGCCTAGCTTCCTCAATTTTGAAGAAAGGAAGATGGTCAATGAGATAGTAGAGGTGGTTAGAACTATTGAAGATCTTGAGAAATGCAAAGAAAACCTTGGCCTTGAAAAGATTCCCACTGGTAGCTCCTCATGGAGAGTTCCATCCACTTCTCTTGCAAGAGGGAATGTGTATGGCAGGGAGGATGACCAGAAGGCCTTAGTCCAGATGCTGAATGACAACAATGAGCATCACTTGTCTGTGATCTCTATTGTTGGCATAGGTGGGGTTGGTAAAACAACTTTAGCCCAATGGCTGTACAACAATGAAGAGGAGTTCATGAAGGGATTTGATCTGAAGGCATGGGTTTGTGTTTCAGaaaattttgatattgttgAGATTACAAGGAATGTCTTGAAAGGGATCCTTGGAGATACTTGTAGTCTCGACGATTTCAATTCACTTCAACATGCTTTGAAAGAAAAATTGTTGAATAAGAAGTTCTTTGTTGTCTTGGATGATGTTTGGAGTAATGATCAACATCAATGGAGAAATTTTATAACCCCTTTTCAATACGGGGCTAAGGGAAGTACTATTCTTCTCACTACTCGCAAGGAAAATGTTGGTTTAGTTGCTCAAACAAATTATCAACCTCTCATCCTCAACACGTTGTCAGAAGATCAATGTTGGTCGGTGTTTGCATCCAGTGCATCTTTTCCAGAATCAAATGGGAGCCCTGCACTTGAAGAAATAGGCAAAAAGATAGCTAAGAAGTGTGATGGTCTGCCATTAGCAGCAGAAACACTTGGTTGCCTCTGCAGAAACCATGACGCTGAGGAGTGGGGAAAAATATTGAAGAGTGATATTTGGGAGTTTTCTATGAATGACAGTAAGATAATCCCAGCATTATTAATAAGCTACTTTCATCTACCTCCATATTTGAAACGTTGTTTTGTTTATTGTTCATTGTTTCCCAAAGATTATAAATTTAAGAAAGAGGAATTAATCATGTTGTGGATGGCAGAAGATCTATTACGGGTATCAAATAGAAGAGAGACTTTAGAAGAAGTTGGTAGCAAATATTTTGACGATTTAGCTTctagattattttttaaagagCATCAAGATTATTATGACCGTTTTGTGATGCATGATCTCTTACATGACTTGGCAATATTCCTTGCTGGAGATTTCTACTGTAGATTAGATGAACTTGGTGAAGAAGAGGAGTTGGTGAGTTTGACTCGTCATTTGTCATTTGGAAAATTGAATCGTTCAgtctcaaaaaattttaattccaTTGCTACATTCGAATCTTTGAGGACATCCTTGTATGTCAACGATTTGTTTAGCATGGAAAGCGTAGCATCAAAGCTTAAATACTTGAGAGTTTTATCCTTTGATGAACTTGATGTGGTGCCTAATTCAATAGGAGAATTGATCCATCTGCGCTACTTGGACCTCTCTCGGACTGATATTAAGACATTGCCAAAGTCTTTGTGCAGCTTGTCTAATTTGCAAACACTGAAATTGTATTATTGTCGTAAGCTAGCTACGCTGCCTAGTGGTTTGCATAATCTTGTGGGTTTGCGGCATCTTGATATTAGAGAAACTTCTTTGGAAGAAATGCCCGGAAAAATGAGCAAATTGAATCAGTTGCACGCTTTAAGTTCCTTTGTTGTTGGCAAGCACGAAGACAATGGAATCCAGGAGTTAGGAGGGCTGGTAAATCTTCATGGATGCCTTGAGCTTAAGAAGTTGGAGAATATTGTTGATGTGAAAGAAGCAAAGAGTGCAAAGATAATGGATAAGAAGCATATTGACGAATTATGGTTGGAATGGTCTTCAGGTGATGATTTGGTTTCAAGCACAGAAACAGAAAGAGACATGCTGGATAACTTGCAACCGCAGATTGGGTTGAAAGGGTTGACAATCAAGGGATACAAGGGTACAATATTTCCAGATTGGTTGGGGAACTGTTCCTACGAAAACATGACACGTGTATCTCTAAACTCTTGCAAGAATTGCTGCATGCTGCCTTCACTTGGACAGCTGCCATCTCTCAAGTCCCTGCGCATTGAAGGTTTCCATCAGGTGAGGAGTATTGGCGAGGAGTTTTACAAGAATGAAGGAGATCATCATTCTTCGCATATTGCACCGTTTCCCTCACTGGAGACTTTGGTATTTTCTAACATGGCATGTTGGGAGGTGTGGCACGTATCTGAGTCGGAAACTTTTCCTCAACTTAGGAAGCTTCAAATAAGAAATTGTCGAATGTTGAAGGAAGAGATGCGTAATCAGGTATTCTTCAGAATCGTTTCTTCTTTGTCGGATGTTTCCAAAGTTCGCAAACTACATATAGCCACAAACTTTATAGTCCGGCACACCGAGGCCATGTATCTTGATGGGGATAGTTTATCAATTCTGGGATGTAAATCTGTGATGGAGTCTGCATTGAAGGCAATGATAAGCATCAACCATCTACGTTGCCTCCAACAAATACACATCTTGTGCTGTAGAAAACTAGAATTCCCACAGCTACAGCAGCACAAGTATGATTTGGTAGAGCTAATAATACAACACAGCTGTGATACACTGATCTCGTTGTCGTTGGATGTCTTTCCCAATCTCAAGAATCTCAAGATAGAAAGGTGTAGGAATCTGGAATCAGTGTCAATGTCAGAGGCACCACACGCTGCTCTTCAACGTCTCTCCATTACTAACTGCAACAAATTAGTGTCATTAGCAGGAGAAGGACTGGCTGCACCCAACTTGACTCATCTCAAGATAACAGGGTGCGCAAAGTTGGAGGCATTACCACTTGACATGAAGAGTCTACTCCCAAGTTTACACTCTCTCCACATATATGGTTGCCCAAACATTTGCAGGTTGGCGGAGGGTGGTTTGCCGCCTAACTTGAAATCACTTGAAGTGGGAATTGGCGAGCAACAAATGAGGGATCTATCATGGATGGCCAACTTGGACGCCCTCACTCATCTTTCCATTAATGGTTATTACTGCGACAACATAAAGTCATACCCAGAGGTGGGTTCGCTGCCTCACCTTCCCTCCCTTACCACTCTTGAGATATGGGAGTTTAAGAATCTGGAGACATTGGAGTGCAACGAGCTTCTCCGCCTCACCTCCCTTCAACAATTGCGCATTTTTGAATGCAAGAAGCTGGAGAATATGGAAGGAGAAAAGCTGCCTCCCTCTCTCTTGCTACTCAAAATTGACAACTGTGATTTGCTGGGAGAACACTGCAAGAACAAACATCAACTAATCTGGCCCAAAATTTCCCCCGTTCCCACCATTGAAGTGGACTCCCAACAAATTGTCTGA
- the LOC130962116 gene encoding putative disease resistance RPP13-like protein 1 isoform X2: MAGVLVGGAFLSGFINVVLDRFISGETYNLVVGKKLVPELVRRLRTALLAAEALVADAEQKQFGNQSVRKWLDDLRDAVYKADDLLDHFCTEAATQKQVPTFLPSFLNFENRKIVNEIEEVVRTIEDLERCKENLGLEKISTSSSSWRAPSTSLVRGNVYGREDDQKALIKMLKDNSEHHLSVISIVGIGGVGKTTLAQWVYNNGDLMKEFDLKAWVCISENFDIVETTRNVIKGILGGACSLDDFNSLQHALKEKLSNKKFFIVLDDVWSDDGDKWSYFMTPFQYGKKGSIVLLTTRGENVALAVQNCRPYFLKGLSEDYCWSVFANNASFPESNGRAALEEIGRKIVKKCDGLPLAAETLGRLLRTKHDVEEWNKILMSHIWGFSVEKEEFLPPPKRGESLEEVGCECFDELTSRLFFPKREGFGDYFVMHDLLHDLAIFLAGDFYCNSEELGKEEEIRIQTRHLCVDLSHCSSKLYNSISKVESLRTLLLCGNFSSPYFNIEAATCEILSKCKYLRVLSFDKLDVLPNSTGELIHLRHLDLSYTRIKTLPESLCSLCNLQTLKIRGCYGLTMLPSGLHNLVSLQHLDIRETALEEMPRKMSKLNQLHVLSSFVVGKHEDNGIQDQELGGLVNLHGPFKFKKLENIVDVKEAKSAKIMDKKHIDELCLEWSLGDDLVSSTETERDMLDNLQPHNGLKELTISGYKGTIFPNWMGHCCYQNMTSVYLESCKNCCMLPSLGQLPSLKSLTIEGFDQLRSIGEEFYKNEGDRHSLHIAPFPSLLSLEFDNMACWEVWHVSESETFPQLRKLKIRNCRMLKEEMLNRVFFRIVSSLSDVSKVRKLHIDTGFTEEHTKDMFLDGETLSISGCESVVESAFKAMMSINHLSCLQQIQIWSSRKLEFPRLQQQKYDLVELQIDYSCDSLTSLSLDVFPNLKNLEIRGCREFVSNK, translated from the exons ATGGCTGGAGTTCTTGTTGGGGGAGCTTTTCTCTCTGGTTTCATTAATGTTGTCCTCGACAGGTTCATTTCTGGAGAGACTTACAACTTGGTGGTGGGGAAGAAGCTTGTCCCTGAGTTGGTGAGAAGGCTGAGGACTGCTCTCTTGGCTGCCGAAGCTCTGGTTGCTGACGCCGAGCAGAAGCAGTTTGGTAACCAATCTGTGAGGAAGTGGCTGGATGATCTGAGGGATGCTGTCTACAAGGCTGATGACTTGCTGGACCATTTCTGCACCGAAGCTGCAACTCAGAAGCAGGTACCAACTTTCTTGCCGAGCTTCCTCAATTTTGAAAATAGGAAGATTGTCAATGAGATAGAAGAGGTTGTTAGAACAATAGAAGATCTTGAGAGATGCAAAGAAAACCTTGGCCTGGAAAAAATTTCCACCAGTAGCTCTTCATGGAGGGCTCCATCCACTTCTCTTGTAAGAGGGAATGTGTATGGCAGGGAGGATGACCAAAAGGCCTTGATCAAGATGCTGAAGGACAACAGTGAGCATCACTTGTCTGTGATCTCTATTGTTGGCATAGGTGGGGTCGGTAAAACAACTTTAGCTCAATGGGTGTACAACAACGGGGATTTAATGAAGGAATTCGATCTGAAAGCATGGGTTTGCATCTCGGAGAACTTTGATATCGTTGAGACTACAAGGAATGTCATAAAAGGGATCCTTGGAGGTGCTTGCAGTCTCGACGATTTCAATTCACTTCAACATgctttaaaagaaaaattgtcAAACAAGAAGTTCTTTATTGTTCTTGATGATGTTTGGAGTGATGATGGTGACAAATGGAGTTATTTTATGACCCCTTTCCAATATGGGAAGAAGGGAAGTATTGTTCTTCTGACTACTCGCGGGGAAAATGTTGCTCTAGCAGTTCAGAACTGTCGCCCTTATTTTCTGAAAGGGTTGTCAGAAGACTATTGTTGGTCAGTGTTTGCTAACAATGCATCTTTTCCAGAATCAAATGGGAGAGCAGCACTTGAAGAAATAGGTAGAAAGATTGTCAAGAAGTGTGATGGCTTGCCATTAGCTGCAGAAACACTTGGTCGCTTGTTACGCACTAAGCACGATGTTGAGGAATGGAACAAGATACTAATGAGTCATATTTGGGGATTTTCTGTGGAGAAGG AAGAATTTTTACCACCGCCAAAGAGAGGAGAAAGTTTAGAAGAAGTTGGTTGTGAGTGTTTTGATGAACTAACTTCCAGATTATTTTTCCCGAAGAGAGAAGGCTTTGGTGATTATTTTGTGATGCATGATCTCTTGCATGACTTAGCAATATTCCTTGCTGGAGATTTCTATTGCAACTCAGAAGAACTTGGTAAAGAAGAGGAGATAAGGATTCAGACTCGGCATTTGTGTGTAGATTTAAGTCATTGTAGCTCAAAACTTTATAATTCTATTTCTAAAGTAGAATCGTTGAGAACATTATTATTGTGTGGCAATTTCTCATCTCCCTACTTCAACATTGAAGCGGCAACATGTGAGATATTATCAAAGTGTAAATACTTGAGAGTTTTATCCTTTGATAAACTTGATGTGTTGCCTAATTCAACAGGAGAATTGATCCATCTGCGCCACTTGGATCTCTCCTATACTCGTATAAAGACATTGCCAGAGTCTTTGTGCAGCTTGTGTAATTTGCAAACATTGAAGATACGTGGCTGTTATGGGCTAACTATGCTGCCTAGTGGTTTGCATAATCTTGTGAGTTTGCAGCATCTTGATATTAGAGAAACTGCTTTGGAAGAAATGCCCAGAAAAATGAGCAAATTGAATCAGTTGCATGTTTTAAGTTCCTTTGTGGTCGGCAAACACGAAGACAATGGAATCCAGGACCAGGAGTTAGGAGGGCTAGTAAATCTTCATGGACCCTTCAAGTTTAAGAAGTTGGAGAATATTGTTGACGTGAAAGAAGCAAAGAGCGCAAAGATAATGGATAAGAAGCACATTGATGAATTATGCTTGGAATGGTCTTTAGGTGATGATTTGGTTTCAAGCACAGAAACAGAAAGAGACATGCTCGATAACTTGCAACCGCACAATGGGTTAAAAGAGTTGACAATATCGGGATACAAGGGTACAATATTTCCAAATTGGATGGGACATTGTTGCTACCAAAACATGACAAGTGTATATCTAGAGTCTTGCAAGAATTGCTGCATGCTGCCTTCACTTGGGCAGCTGCCATCTCTCAAGTCCCTAACCATTGAAGGTTTCGATCAGCTGAGAAGTATTGGCGAGGAGTTTTACAAGAATGAAGGAGATCGTCATTCTTTACATATTGCACCGTTTCCTTCACTTTTGAGTTTGGAGTTTGATAACATGGCATGTTGGGAGGTGTGGCACGTATCTGAGTCAGAAACTTTTCCTCAACTTAGGAAGCTTAAAATAAGAAATTGTCGAATGTTGAAAGAAGAGATGCTTAATCGGGTATTCTTCAGAATCGTTTCTTCTTTGTCAGATGTTTCCAAAGTTCGCAAACTACATATAGACACCGGTTTTACAGAAGAGCACACCAAGGACATGTTTCTTGATGGGGAGACTTTATCAATTTCGGGATGTGAATCTGTGGTGGAGTCTGCATTTAAGGCAATGATGAGCATCAACCATCTAAGTTGCCTCCAACAAATACAGATCTGGAGCAGTAGAAAACTAGAATTCCCCCGGCTACAGCAGCAGAAGTATGATTTGGTAGAGCTACAAATAGACTACAGCTGTGATTCACTAACCTCCTTGTCGTTGGATGTCTTTCCCAATCTCAAGAATCTGGAGATAAGAGGGTGTAGGGAATTTGTGAGCAACAAATGA
- the LOC130962116 gene encoding putative disease resistance RPP13-like protein 1 isoform X1, whose amino-acid sequence MAGVLVGGAFLSGFINVVLDRFISGETYNLVVGKKLVPELVRRLRTALLAAEALVADAEQKQFGNQSVRKWLDDLRDAVYKADDLLDHFCTEAATQKQVPTFLPSFLNFENRKIVNEIEEVVRTIEDLERCKENLGLEKISTSSSSWRAPSTSLVRGNVYGREDDQKALIKMLKDNSEHHLSVISIVGIGGVGKTTLAQWVYNNGDLMKEFDLKAWVCISENFDIVETTRNVIKGILGGACSLDDFNSLQHALKEKLSNKKFFIVLDDVWSDDGDKWSYFMTPFQYGKKGSIVLLTTRGENVALAVQNCRPYFLKGLSEDYCWSVFANNASFPESNGRAALEEIGRKIVKKCDGLPLAAETLGRLLRTKHDVEEWNKILMSHIWGFSVEKGKIIPALLISYFHLPPHLKRCFVYCVLFPKDYKFEKDKLILLWKAEEFLPPPKRGESLEEVGCECFDELTSRLFFPKREGFGDYFVMHDLLHDLAIFLAGDFYCNSEELGKEEEIRIQTRHLCVDLSHCSSKLYNSISKVESLRTLLLCGNFSSPYFNIEAATCEILSKCKYLRVLSFDKLDVLPNSTGELIHLRHLDLSYTRIKTLPESLCSLCNLQTLKIRGCYGLTMLPSGLHNLVSLQHLDIRETALEEMPRKMSKLNQLHVLSSFVVGKHEDNGIQDQELGGLVNLHGPFKFKKLENIVDVKEAKSAKIMDKKHIDELCLEWSLGDDLVSSTETERDMLDNLQPHNGLKELTISGYKGTIFPNWMGHCCYQNMTSVYLESCKNCCMLPSLGQLPSLKSLTIEGFDQLRSIGEEFYKNEGDRHSLHIAPFPSLLSLEFDNMACWEVWHVSESETFPQLRKLKIRNCRMLKEEMLNRVFFRIVSSLSDVSKVRKLHIDTGFTEEHTKDMFLDGETLSISGCESVVESAFKAMMSINHLSCLQQIQIWSSRKLEFPRLQQQKYDLVELQIDYSCDSLTSLSLDVFPNLKNLEIRGCREFVSNK is encoded by the coding sequence ATGGCTGGAGTTCTTGTTGGGGGAGCTTTTCTCTCTGGTTTCATTAATGTTGTCCTCGACAGGTTCATTTCTGGAGAGACTTACAACTTGGTGGTGGGGAAGAAGCTTGTCCCTGAGTTGGTGAGAAGGCTGAGGACTGCTCTCTTGGCTGCCGAAGCTCTGGTTGCTGACGCCGAGCAGAAGCAGTTTGGTAACCAATCTGTGAGGAAGTGGCTGGATGATCTGAGGGATGCTGTCTACAAGGCTGATGACTTGCTGGACCATTTCTGCACCGAAGCTGCAACTCAGAAGCAGGTACCAACTTTCTTGCCGAGCTTCCTCAATTTTGAAAATAGGAAGATTGTCAATGAGATAGAAGAGGTTGTTAGAACAATAGAAGATCTTGAGAGATGCAAAGAAAACCTTGGCCTGGAAAAAATTTCCACCAGTAGCTCTTCATGGAGGGCTCCATCCACTTCTCTTGTAAGAGGGAATGTGTATGGCAGGGAGGATGACCAAAAGGCCTTGATCAAGATGCTGAAGGACAACAGTGAGCATCACTTGTCTGTGATCTCTATTGTTGGCATAGGTGGGGTCGGTAAAACAACTTTAGCTCAATGGGTGTACAACAACGGGGATTTAATGAAGGAATTCGATCTGAAAGCATGGGTTTGCATCTCGGAGAACTTTGATATCGTTGAGACTACAAGGAATGTCATAAAAGGGATCCTTGGAGGTGCTTGCAGTCTCGACGATTTCAATTCACTTCAACATgctttaaaagaaaaattgtcAAACAAGAAGTTCTTTATTGTTCTTGATGATGTTTGGAGTGATGATGGTGACAAATGGAGTTATTTTATGACCCCTTTCCAATATGGGAAGAAGGGAAGTATTGTTCTTCTGACTACTCGCGGGGAAAATGTTGCTCTAGCAGTTCAGAACTGTCGCCCTTATTTTCTGAAAGGGTTGTCAGAAGACTATTGTTGGTCAGTGTTTGCTAACAATGCATCTTTTCCAGAATCAAATGGGAGAGCAGCACTTGAAGAAATAGGTAGAAAGATTGTCAAGAAGTGTGATGGCTTGCCATTAGCTGCAGAAACACTTGGTCGCTTGTTACGCACTAAGCACGATGTTGAGGAATGGAACAAGATACTAATGAGTCATATTTGGGGATTTTCTGTGGAGAAGGGTAAGATTATTCCAGCATTACTGATAAGTTACTTTCATCTTCCTCCACATTTAAAGCGTTGTTTTGTTTATTGTGTTTTATTTCCCAAGGATTATAAATTTGAGAAAGATAAATTAATCCTTTTGTGGAAGGCAGAAGAATTTTTACCACCGCCAAAGAGAGGAGAAAGTTTAGAAGAAGTTGGTTGTGAGTGTTTTGATGAACTAACTTCCAGATTATTTTTCCCGAAGAGAGAAGGCTTTGGTGATTATTTTGTGATGCATGATCTCTTGCATGACTTAGCAATATTCCTTGCTGGAGATTTCTATTGCAACTCAGAAGAACTTGGTAAAGAAGAGGAGATAAGGATTCAGACTCGGCATTTGTGTGTAGATTTAAGTCATTGTAGCTCAAAACTTTATAATTCTATTTCTAAAGTAGAATCGTTGAGAACATTATTATTGTGTGGCAATTTCTCATCTCCCTACTTCAACATTGAAGCGGCAACATGTGAGATATTATCAAAGTGTAAATACTTGAGAGTTTTATCCTTTGATAAACTTGATGTGTTGCCTAATTCAACAGGAGAATTGATCCATCTGCGCCACTTGGATCTCTCCTATACTCGTATAAAGACATTGCCAGAGTCTTTGTGCAGCTTGTGTAATTTGCAAACATTGAAGATACGTGGCTGTTATGGGCTAACTATGCTGCCTAGTGGTTTGCATAATCTTGTGAGTTTGCAGCATCTTGATATTAGAGAAACTGCTTTGGAAGAAATGCCCAGAAAAATGAGCAAATTGAATCAGTTGCATGTTTTAAGTTCCTTTGTGGTCGGCAAACACGAAGACAATGGAATCCAGGACCAGGAGTTAGGAGGGCTAGTAAATCTTCATGGACCCTTCAAGTTTAAGAAGTTGGAGAATATTGTTGACGTGAAAGAAGCAAAGAGCGCAAAGATAATGGATAAGAAGCACATTGATGAATTATGCTTGGAATGGTCTTTAGGTGATGATTTGGTTTCAAGCACAGAAACAGAAAGAGACATGCTCGATAACTTGCAACCGCACAATGGGTTAAAAGAGTTGACAATATCGGGATACAAGGGTACAATATTTCCAAATTGGATGGGACATTGTTGCTACCAAAACATGACAAGTGTATATCTAGAGTCTTGCAAGAATTGCTGCATGCTGCCTTCACTTGGGCAGCTGCCATCTCTCAAGTCCCTAACCATTGAAGGTTTCGATCAGCTGAGAAGTATTGGCGAGGAGTTTTACAAGAATGAAGGAGATCGTCATTCTTTACATATTGCACCGTTTCCTTCACTTTTGAGTTTGGAGTTTGATAACATGGCATGTTGGGAGGTGTGGCACGTATCTGAGTCAGAAACTTTTCCTCAACTTAGGAAGCTTAAAATAAGAAATTGTCGAATGTTGAAAGAAGAGATGCTTAATCGGGTATTCTTCAGAATCGTTTCTTCTTTGTCAGATGTTTCCAAAGTTCGCAAACTACATATAGACACCGGTTTTACAGAAGAGCACACCAAGGACATGTTTCTTGATGGGGAGACTTTATCAATTTCGGGATGTGAATCTGTGGTGGAGTCTGCATTTAAGGCAATGATGAGCATCAACCATCTAAGTTGCCTCCAACAAATACAGATCTGGAGCAGTAGAAAACTAGAATTCCCCCGGCTACAGCAGCAGAAGTATGATTTGGTAGAGCTACAAATAGACTACAGCTGTGATTCACTAACCTCCTTGTCGTTGGATGTCTTTCCCAATCTCAAGAATCTGGAGATAAGAGGGTGTAGGGAATTTGTGAGCAACAAATGA